From Entelurus aequoreus isolate RoL-2023_Sb linkage group LG22, RoL_Eaeq_v1.1, whole genome shotgun sequence, one genomic window encodes:
- the LOC133639215 gene encoding cyclin-dependent kinase 4 inhibitor D-like yields the protein MVFSQMDAAKALTFAAAKGSLGEVQRILEECRLHPDTVNEFGRTALQVMMMGNSKVADVLLEKGADPNVQDKQGIAPIHDAARTGFLDTVQVLVEHGASVNVADQSGALPIHIAIREGHRNVVEFLAPRSDLKHANASGQTAIDVARASREPDMVHLVFAHIHS from the exons ATGGTTTTCAGTCAGATGGATGCCGCTAAAGCGTTGACGTTTGCGGCGGCCAAAGGGAGCCTCGGCGAGGTGCAGAGGATCCTGGAGGAATGCAGGCTGCATCCCGATACTGTCAATGAGTTTGGCAGGACCGCGCTGCAG GTAATGATGATGGGAAATTCCAAGGTTGCCGACGTGCTCCTGGAAAAAGGAGCAGATCCCAACGTCCAGGACAAGCAAGGGATCGCACCGATCCACGACGCCGCTCGCACGGGATTTCTGGACACTGTTCAGGTTTTGGTGGAGCACGGTGCCTCCGTCAACGTGGCAGACCAGAGCGGCGCCCTGCCCATCCACATCGCCATCCGAGAGGGCCACCGAAACGTGGTGGAATTCCTGGCGCCGCGCTCCGACCTAAAGCACGCCAACGCCAGCGGTCAGACGGCGATAGACGTGGCCCGAGCGTCACGCGAGCCAGACATGGTCCACCTGGTGTTTGCTCACATTCACTCTTAG